From Shewanella yunxiaonensis, the proteins below share one genomic window:
- a CDS encoding sigma-70 family RNA polymerase sigma factor — protein MAPELQTIVDDAYMSQLRQQMLKFACLQLRDEHLAEDAVQEALIGAIKNIGDFRHRSALKSWVFGILKHKIADVLRQRQRQLDFSELDETETMLEQLLFDSRGHWNAGEQPQHWQSPQQSAVDENFWQIFEACLENLPEAQARLFMMREFIELDSEEICQLHDISLSNLYVMLYRARLRLRECLEIKWFQEAL, from the coding sequence GTGGCCCCAGAACTCCAGACGATTGTTGATGATGCATATATGAGTCAACTTAGACAACAGATGCTGAAATTTGCCTGTTTGCAGCTGCGCGATGAGCATCTGGCGGAAGATGCGGTGCAGGAAGCCTTGATTGGCGCGATAAAAAATATCGGCGATTTTCGGCATCGCTCGGCGCTGAAAAGTTGGGTTTTTGGCATTCTCAAACACAAGATTGCCGATGTGCTGCGACAACGGCAGCGACAGTTAGACTTTAGTGAACTCGACGAGACTGAAACGATGCTGGAACAGCTGTTATTTGACAGCCGCGGTCACTGGAACGCCGGCGAGCAACCGCAACACTGGCAATCACCCCAGCAGTCAGCCGTGGATGAAAATTTCTGGCAGATCTTTGAGGCTTGTCTGGAGAACCTGCCGGAAGCACAAGCGCGGCTCTTTATGATGCGCGAGTTTATTGAGTTGGATTCAGAGGAAATCTGTCAGCTCCATGACATCAGCCTTAGCAACCTCTACGTCATGTTGTATCGGGCGCGCTTAAGGTTGCGGGAATGTCTGGAGATTAAGTGGTTTCAGGAGGCGCTATGA
- a CDS encoding zf-HC2 domain-containing protein codes for MILNCREAARLLSEAQERELSLGERLALRLHLMFCAGCRNFGKHVNVLRDLSRQYASGRRTDGK; via the coding sequence ATGATACTGAACTGTCGTGAAGCTGCGCGTTTGTTGTCTGAGGCGCAGGAGCGAGAGCTATCCTTAGGCGAGCGGTTAGCGTTACGGTTACATTTAATGTTTTGCGCAGGTTGCCGTAATTTCGGGAAACATGTCAATGTGTTACGTGATCTTTCACGGCAATATGCGAGCGGTCGTCGGACCGATGGTAAGTAG
- a CDS encoding TonB-dependent siderophore receptor, with the protein MTRLVPTSISVASALTIALCASMATAAEDHTESQSVIDQTTSSTTSSDSDNENNKHHGHKGKKHQKDAKQKIEKITVIGTAEQQIKQSLGVSIITADDLERRPPANDLSELIRKMPGVNLTGNSASGQYGNNRQIDLRGMGPENTLILVDGKPVSSRSSVRMGKSGERNSRGDSNWVPAEAVESIEVLRGPAAARYGSGASGGVVNIITKAPTKTWKGSVNLYTSQPEDDLEGSSERAGFNLSGGVTDNLSFRTYGNINKTDADSPLLNAKYATSDTATAPAGREGVRNKDISGLLRWDANKQQVVEFEASYSRQGNIYSGDRAVNSNGSTTLTDLANEGAETNVMYRSSGAISHRGSWDWGDTNLSISYENTRNYRMNEGLVGGVEGSINDSGWSTSTYETLLLTGSASVPFKRWHRAHNTTVGFEIGKDKLDDPYSTSQTTSGGGSIEGISDSDRDGKSEAKYQALYAEDNIELTHKWMLTAGLRLDHYDQFGNNWSPYLSSAYELTDDLTLRVGIAKAFKAPNLYQSNPNYLYYTRGTGCPNDYPSQGSGCYILGNDNLAQETSINKELGLQYQYVGWNVSVTYFRNDYDNKIVSGMVPYGETESGAYLLQWTNASKAIVEGVEGNLKVPLIGEHGATLSWNTNVTYMNKNRNEDTGQPLSVIPRYTINSMLDWEATDDLTLSFTWTRYGKQKPQTITFTGAAAEGDYLRERDPYSLLSLGGNYRLNDSWRFGFGINNLTDRRLFRESTGASEGANTYNEPGRAYYASATYSF; encoded by the coding sequence ATGACTCGTCTAGTCCCAACCTCTATCTCAGTGGCAAGCGCACTCACTATTGCGCTGTGTGCATCTATGGCCACTGCGGCAGAAGATCATACAGAAAGTCAAAGTGTAATTGATCAAACAACGAGTAGCACAACCAGCAGTGACAGTGACAATGAAAACAACAAGCATCACGGCCACAAGGGCAAAAAGCATCAAAAAGATGCTAAGCAGAAAATTGAAAAAATCACCGTCATTGGCACTGCAGAACAGCAGATAAAGCAATCACTGGGTGTATCAATTATCACTGCGGATGACCTGGAACGCCGACCTCCGGCCAACGATTTGTCCGAACTGATCCGCAAAATGCCCGGAGTTAACCTCACCGGTAATAGCGCCTCGGGGCAATATGGTAACAACCGCCAAATCGATTTGCGTGGTATGGGGCCAGAAAATACGCTGATCCTTGTCGACGGTAAGCCTGTGTCATCGCGCAGTTCCGTGCGCATGGGCAAGTCAGGAGAGCGTAACAGTCGCGGCGACTCCAATTGGGTGCCAGCGGAAGCGGTCGAAAGCATTGAAGTCCTGCGTGGCCCAGCGGCGGCTCGCTACGGTTCCGGCGCATCGGGAGGCGTAGTGAACATCATCACCAAAGCGCCCACAAAAACCTGGAAGGGATCGGTTAATCTTTATACCAGCCAGCCCGAAGATGACCTTGAGGGCAGCAGTGAGCGCGCTGGATTCAATCTCTCCGGTGGCGTAACCGACAATCTGTCATTTCGGACTTACGGCAATATCAATAAAACTGATGCCGACAGTCCGCTGTTAAACGCTAAATACGCCACCAGCGATACCGCCACCGCCCCCGCGGGCCGAGAAGGTGTACGCAATAAAGATATCAGCGGCTTACTCCGCTGGGATGCCAACAAACAACAAGTTGTTGAATTTGAGGCATCGTATAGCCGTCAGGGCAATATCTACTCCGGTGACCGTGCGGTAAATAGCAATGGCTCCACAACCTTGACCGACCTTGCGAATGAAGGGGCTGAAACTAATGTTATGTATCGCAGTAGCGGTGCGATTAGCCATCGCGGTAGCTGGGATTGGGGTGATACCAACCTCAGCATCTCATACGAAAATACCCGCAACTACCGAATGAATGAAGGTTTAGTTGGCGGCGTCGAAGGCAGCATTAACGACAGTGGCTGGTCCACCTCAACTTATGAAACCTTACTGTTAACTGGAAGCGCGAGTGTGCCGTTTAAACGATGGCACCGTGCCCACAACACTACCGTTGGGTTCGAAATCGGTAAGGATAAGTTAGATGACCCTTATTCTACATCGCAAACTACCTCCGGAGGCGGCAGCATCGAGGGGATCAGCGATAGCGATCGGGATGGCAAGTCTGAAGCAAAATACCAGGCGCTTTATGCTGAAGATAACATTGAATTGACCCATAAATGGATGCTGACGGCGGGGCTGCGATTAGATCACTATGATCAGTTTGGCAATAACTGGAGCCCTTATCTCAGTAGTGCTTACGAGCTAACTGACGACCTGACACTCCGAGTTGGCATTGCCAAGGCATTTAAGGCACCCAATCTGTATCAATCTAATCCCAATTATCTGTACTACACCCGTGGCACTGGCTGCCCGAACGATTATCCGAGTCAAGGTAGCGGCTGCTACATCTTAGGTAATGATAATCTGGCACAGGAAACCAGCATCAATAAAGAGTTGGGACTGCAATACCAGTATGTAGGCTGGAATGTCAGTGTCACCTATTTTCGTAATGATTATGACAACAAAATTGTTTCCGGAATGGTGCCTTATGGTGAGACAGAATCCGGCGCATATCTATTGCAGTGGACCAATGCCTCCAAGGCCATTGTGGAAGGGGTGGAAGGAAACCTGAAAGTACCGCTAATTGGGGAACATGGTGCAACCCTGAGCTGGAATACCAATGTGACATATATGAATAAAAACCGGAATGAAGATACCGGTCAACCACTGTCTGTCATCCCGCGCTACACCATTAACTCCATGCTCGACTGGGAAGCGACGGATGATCTGACGTTGTCATTCACCTGGACGCGCTACGGAAAGCAAAAGCCACAAACGATTACCTTCACCGGAGCAGCCGCTGAAGGCGACTATCTGCGAGAGCGAGACCCATACAGCTTGCTCAGTTTGGGAGGCAACTATCGCCTTAACGATTCATGGCGCTTTGGCTTTGGTATCAATAACCTGACTGACCGCCGTCTATTCCGAGAATCGACCGGGGCATCAGAGGGGGCGAATACCTACAACGAACCGGGGCGGGCTTACTATGCCTCGGCGACATATTCCTTTTAA
- a CDS encoding PepSY-associated TM helix domain-containing protein produces MNFDQPRSLRKSMTWVHTWTGLLMGWLLFAIFVTGTLSFYRQELTNWMQPEIQQASIHDNGLGLQRALTLLQQQAPAAEQWNIELPNPRNPIYTMRWSNPGEAQDGHSHNGGGGENAKQTADNAATAQGTNNQDHSPFTHHQRQKADADAASARIKPEGSAWHNRPERRDSDAEQPRPSSDNYWQHAEKNHDTETDSNMQQPNAEHSAFRSNNLNTAAFTERENTARATNRQAEGNSVASEQQRHQANGARGMHQLLMDPATGNQLHARETAGGNFLYQFHYQLYGMPRGLGRTIVGIATLFMFVAIITGVIIHRNIFKDFFSFRPAKGQRSWLDGHAASSVAALPFHLIFTFSGLLLVAGQLLPMVAGANYDGDIGSFMRDIRGKRPDAGFVAPAAQAPLPNLSEILADARNRSPEGISSVTINNPGKVDVNVAVTTLKGELFGGRSSLQTLNYNGISGELLTGTSQSHSNSAFIWRFMTATHMGLFANPLVRGLLFLSGVLGCLMIASGLAMWLVAREKTQQQLGYLPTGHRLVQRLNVAAVAGLILALGGYFWANRLVPAAMDGRQQLEIYSFFGVWLLAFIHAFIRPYGAAWKEQLWLAGVLLAAMPVLNGISGGAFIWQSISRGQYAVAGVDLTTLGLGIALCYTASKIRSRAIATTDEKDAPLTPHNQGV; encoded by the coding sequence ATGAACTTCGATCAACCACGTAGTCTTCGTAAATCAATGACTTGGGTGCATACCTGGACCGGCTTATTGATGGGCTGGCTACTGTTTGCGATTTTTGTCACAGGTACCTTGTCTTTTTATCGGCAAGAGCTCACCAACTGGATGCAGCCAGAAATCCAGCAGGCCTCAATTCATGATAATGGCTTAGGGCTGCAACGGGCATTGACACTGTTACAGCAACAGGCCCCAGCTGCAGAGCAGTGGAATATCGAACTACCGAACCCGCGTAACCCTATCTATACCATGCGCTGGAGTAATCCAGGTGAAGCACAAGATGGTCACAGCCATAATGGTGGTGGCGGTGAAAATGCTAAACAAACCGCTGACAACGCTGCAACAGCCCAAGGCACCAATAACCAGGACCATTCGCCGTTCACCCATCATCAGCGGCAAAAGGCCGATGCTGACGCTGCGTCTGCGAGGATAAAACCGGAAGGTTCCGCTTGGCACAATAGGCCGGAGCGCCGCGACAGCGATGCGGAACAACCTCGACCTTCGAGTGACAATTACTGGCAACACGCTGAAAAAAATCACGATACCGAAACTGATAGCAACATGCAGCAGCCAAATGCTGAGCACAGCGCTTTTCGCAGCAACAATCTAAACACAGCGGCGTTTACTGAGCGAGAAAACACCGCAAGGGCTACGAACCGCCAGGCTGAGGGAAACAGCGTGGCTAGTGAGCAACAACGACATCAGGCCAATGGGGCTAGAGGTATGCACCAGCTGCTGATGGATCCTGCGACGGGCAACCAGCTCCATGCTCGGGAAACTGCTGGCGGCAACTTTCTCTATCAATTCCATTATCAACTTTACGGCATGCCACGGGGCCTTGGCCGCACTATTGTAGGTATTGCCACACTGTTTATGTTTGTGGCCATCATCACTGGAGTCATTATTCATCGTAATATCTTCAAAGACTTTTTCTCATTTAGACCCGCTAAAGGCCAGCGTTCCTGGCTCGATGGTCATGCTGCCAGCAGTGTTGCAGCGCTGCCATTTCACCTGATCTTCACGTTCTCAGGATTATTGTTGGTAGCGGGGCAATTGCTACCGATGGTGGCAGGTGCCAACTATGACGGTGATATCGGCAGTTTTATGCGTGACATTCGCGGAAAACGACCCGATGCCGGATTTGTGGCACCTGCCGCTCAAGCACCGTTGCCGAATCTAAGTGAAATCCTCGCCGATGCGCGCAATCGCAGTCCGGAAGGGATCAGCAGTGTCACCATTAATAATCCTGGGAAAGTCGATGTAAATGTTGCGGTGACAACCTTGAAGGGTGAGCTGTTTGGTGGTCGCAGCAGCCTGCAGACGCTGAACTATAATGGCATCTCCGGCGAGTTGTTGACCGGGACGTCGCAGTCCCACTCCAATTCAGCGTTCATCTGGCGCTTTATGACGGCAACACACATGGGATTATTTGCCAATCCGTTAGTGCGGGGCTTGTTGTTTTTAAGCGGTGTTTTAGGTTGTCTGATGATAGCCTCTGGCTTAGCCATGTGGCTGGTAGCAAGGGAAAAAACTCAACAACAATTGGGTTATTTACCCACAGGCCATCGACTGGTGCAAAGGCTCAATGTCGCCGCAGTCGCTGGCTTAATACTCGCACTCGGCGGGTATTTTTGGGCCAATCGGCTAGTGCCCGCGGCAATGGATGGCCGTCAACAACTGGAGATCTATAGCTTTTTTGGTGTGTGGCTACTGGCATTCATCCACGCGTTTATTCGCCCCTATGGTGCAGCCTGGAAAGAACAGCTATGGCTGGCGGGCGTGTTATTGGCAGCAATGCCAGTGCTAAACGGCATCAGCGGTGGAGCCTTTATATGGCAGAGCATCTCTCGGGGGCAATATGCCGTTGCAGGCGTCGACCTTACGACATTGGGGCTTGGCATAGCACTATGCTATACCGCCAGTAAAATCCGCAGCCGTGCAATCGCTACGACAGATGAAAAAGATGCGCCGCTAACCCCCCATAACCAAGGAGTCTAA
- a CDS encoding HvfX family Cu-binding RiPP maturation protein, translating into MPILLRGYRHLTTLSQRVSQLDFLGQLLLRLYLAPIFILAGWGKLAALEDTAYYFSEYLNMPAPMLMAILAGSVELIGGISLLLGIGVRLFSMPLMITMVVAAVTAHWENGWHVLPETTLTVPWEWREDLL; encoded by the coding sequence ATGCCAATCTTGCTTCGAGGTTATCGACACCTGACCACGTTATCACAACGGGTAAGTCAGCTGGATTTCTTGGGACAGCTGCTGTTACGTCTATATCTGGCGCCGATATTTATCCTGGCAGGTTGGGGAAAGCTCGCGGCACTTGAAGATACCGCCTATTATTTTAGTGAATACTTGAATATGCCGGCGCCGATGCTGATGGCAATTCTGGCAGGTTCCGTTGAGTTAATCGGTGGAATATCGCTGTTGCTGGGTATCGGTGTCCGGCTCTTTTCTATGCCGCTGATGATCACTATGGTGGTCGCTGCGGTTACCGCACATTGGGAGAACGGCTGGCATGTATTGCCGGAAACCACGCTTACAGTGCCCTGGGAATGGCGAGAAGATCTGTTGTAA
- a CDS encoding DUF885 domain-containing protein — translation MPKFAVGSRAMLLAACALLQPVYTAVAADANQQFEKIYSTEWQWRQNQNSVDEDSDLDTVPSSLPDVSFNTQQAHLKYWQQVEQQLTKLDSSKLSAANKINLAVYKEQIGSLMSDIENKVYERPLSGDTSFWGDLTYMTDQTFHNEADYRHYLQWLADMPRYFQQNIDNMRAGLQRGFTLPQITLQGRDATAESVATATPADNVFFKPFTKMPDTIPAEVQTQLQAAGLKAMSDYVIPAHQQVLSFLRQEYIPGAVKSLAAYDLPDGKAFYKSQIEKYTTLDLTADEIHQIGLDEVAQIRERMHQVMQQVGFKGDLKAFLDFLRTDPQFYVKTPQALLDRAAWIAKEFDAVAGDWFGRLPRRRFAIVPVPDDLAPFYTGGRGGPGIYLVNTYNLPSRPLYSLPALTLHESAPGHAFQMPLAAENKALPEFRRNYYISAYGEGWALYCEKLGEEMGIYHTPYEIFGMLSYQMWRAARLVVDTGIHAKGWTRKQAQDFMLDNTALSVHEVTTEVDRYIAWPGQALSYYLGEMDIEKNRAKAATALGSKFDIRNFHDTVLQLGSVPMKVLDARIDQFINDGGPSPYQDD, via the coding sequence GTGCCGAAATTTGCCGTGGGCTCCCGTGCGATGTTACTGGCGGCCTGTGCACTGTTGCAGCCGGTATACACCGCCGTGGCCGCTGATGCCAACCAACAATTTGAAAAAATTTATTCCACCGAATGGCAATGGCGCCAAAATCAGAACAGCGTCGATGAAGACAGTGATCTGGATACCGTCCCTTCTTCGTTACCGGATGTCAGCTTCAACACACAACAAGCCCACTTGAAATACTGGCAGCAGGTCGAACAGCAGCTCACCAAGCTCGATAGCAGCAAACTGTCCGCGGCCAATAAAATCAATCTGGCTGTTTATAAAGAGCAAATTGGCTCGTTAATGTCTGACATTGAAAACAAAGTCTATGAACGACCGCTATCTGGTGACACCTCATTCTGGGGCGATCTCACCTATATGACGGATCAGACCTTTCATAACGAAGCAGATTATCGTCACTATCTGCAGTGGTTAGCTGACATGCCACGCTACTTCCAGCAAAACATTGATAATATGCGCGCCGGTTTACAGCGTGGCTTTACCCTGCCGCAAATTACCTTGCAGGGCCGTGATGCCACCGCAGAATCCGTTGCCACTGCCACACCGGCAGACAACGTGTTTTTCAAACCTTTTACCAAAATGCCCGACACAATACCGGCAGAGGTGCAGACCCAACTGCAGGCCGCAGGCCTCAAAGCCATGAGCGATTATGTGATCCCGGCGCACCAACAAGTGCTGAGCTTTCTGCGTCAGGAATACATCCCAGGAGCGGTAAAATCCTTGGCAGCCTACGACCTGCCTGATGGCAAAGCCTTTTATAAATCCCAGATTGAGAAATACACCACACTGGATTTAACTGCCGATGAGATCCACCAGATAGGTCTGGATGAAGTCGCCCAGATCCGTGAGCGGATGCATCAGGTCATGCAACAGGTGGGTTTTAAAGGCGACCTGAAAGCCTTTCTGGATTTCCTGCGCACCGACCCGCAATTTTATGTCAAAACTCCGCAAGCGCTGCTGGATCGCGCCGCCTGGATTGCCAAGGAATTTGACGCAGTCGCTGGCGACTGGTTTGGCCGGCTGCCACGCCGTCGCTTTGCAATTGTGCCAGTTCCGGATGACTTAGCCCCCTTCTACACTGGCGGTCGTGGGGGCCCAGGGATCTATCTGGTTAACACTTACAATCTGCCATCGCGGCCGTTGTACTCACTGCCAGCGCTGACGCTACATGAATCTGCGCCCGGACATGCGTTCCAGATGCCACTGGCGGCTGAGAACAAAGCCCTGCCGGAGTTTCGCCGCAACTATTATATTTCTGCCTATGGTGAAGGCTGGGCACTTTACTGTGAAAAACTGGGTGAAGAGATGGGCATCTACCACACGCCATACGAAATTTTCGGCATGTTGAGCTACCAGATGTGGCGAGCAGCAAGACTGGTCGTGGATACCGGGATCCACGCCAAAGGCTGGACACGCAAGCAGGCCCAAGACTTTATGCTGGATAATACGGCACTGTCAGTACATGAAGTCACTACCGAAGTTGACCGTTATATTGCATGGCCAGGGCAGGCACTGTCTTATTATCTCGGTGAAATGGATATTGAAAAAAATCGCGCCAAAGCAGCAACTGCGCTGGGCAGCAAGTTTGATATCCGCAATTTCCACGATACCGTGCTGCAACTTGGCTCAGTCCCTATGAAAGTGCTAGATGCGCGTATTGATCAGTTCATTAACGATGGCGGCCCATCACCGTATCAGGATGATTAA
- a CDS encoding M24 family metallopeptidase — protein MSDNGIGGKTREQALAALSNMTADAVAISRDEYQARMYKAQLYMQQHDIAALYLNAGTNLRYFTALEWGTSERLMGAILPAKGDLLYLAPAFEIDTIRERQVFAGDIFGWEEHESPYELLVRVLAKQGIVSGKLALDESTAFFMADGIAKVAGGLSLINGGVVTAHCRMHKSAAEIALIKQAMAMTLEVHKAAASILHEGISTTEVEQFIEAAHRKVGASGSYFCIVLFGKATSFPHGVKDPQILKAGDMVLIDTGCRLQGYHSDITRSYVFGEATARQRQIWQAEQNAQFAAFAAAKLGLPCGAVDDAARTSLQQDGLGPDYCLPGLPHRTGHGLGLDIHEQPYLVRGNTIPLETGMVFSNEPMIVVPGEFGVRLEDHFYMGEQGPEWFTLPSTSIDDPFGRL, from the coding sequence ATGTCAGACAATGGCATTGGCGGCAAAACCCGCGAACAGGCATTGGCCGCGCTCAGCAACATGACCGCAGATGCAGTGGCAATCAGCCGTGATGAATATCAGGCGCGAATGTACAAAGCGCAATTGTATATGCAGCAACACGATATTGCCGCGCTTTACCTTAATGCCGGCACCAATCTGCGCTACTTTACGGCGCTGGAGTGGGGCACCAGTGAACGGCTGATGGGCGCAATTTTGCCCGCAAAGGGCGATTTACTGTATCTGGCTCCCGCGTTTGAAATCGATACTATCCGTGAACGACAGGTATTTGCGGGTGACATCTTCGGTTGGGAAGAGCATGAAAGTCCTTATGAATTACTGGTGCGAGTACTGGCCAAGCAGGGGATTGTTTCCGGCAAGTTAGCGTTGGATGAGTCCACTGCCTTCTTTATGGCTGACGGTATTGCTAAAGTCGCTGGTGGCCTTAGTCTGATTAATGGCGGTGTGGTGACTGCCCATTGCCGTATGCATAAGTCTGCGGCCGAGATTGCTTTAATCAAACAAGCCATGGCGATGACACTGGAAGTGCATAAAGCCGCCGCCAGTATTTTGCATGAAGGCATCAGCACCACCGAGGTAGAGCAGTTTATTGAAGCTGCTCATCGCAAAGTGGGCGCCTCGGGTTCCTATTTCTGCATTGTGCTGTTTGGCAAAGCCACTTCATTCCCGCATGGCGTTAAAGATCCACAGATCCTTAAAGCCGGTGATATGGTGCTGATTGACACTGGCTGTCGTTTGCAGGGATATCATTCCGACATTACCCGCAGTTATGTGTTCGGTGAAGCGACGGCACGGCAACGGCAGATTTGGCAGGCCGAACAGAACGCACAATTCGCCGCATTTGCGGCAGCAAAACTGGGACTGCCCTGTGGGGCGGTAGATGATGCGGCGCGCACTTCTTTGCAACAGGATGGTTTAGGCCCAGATTACTGTTTGCCGGGGCTGCCACATCGGACCGGTCATGGTCTGGGGCTGGATATTCATGAGCAGCCTTACCTGGTGCGTGGCAACACCATCCCGCTGGAAACTGGCATGGTGTTTTCTAATGAACCCATGATAGTCGTGCCTGGGGAATTTGGCGTGCGTCTGGAAGATCACTTTTATATGGGTGAGCAAGGCCCTGAGTGGTTTACCCTGCCTAGCACTTCTATTGATGACCCATTCGGTAGACTGTGA